The proteins below come from a single Paramormyrops kingsleyae isolate MSU_618 chromosome 25, PKINGS_0.4, whole genome shotgun sequence genomic window:
- the smc2 gene encoding structural maintenance of chromosomes protein 2, with protein MYIKSIVLDGFKSYAQRTEINGFDPSFNAITGLNGSGKSNILDSICFLLGISNLSQVRASNLQDLVYKNGQAGISKATVSITFDNCDKKQSPFGFETHDEITVTRQVVIGGKNKYLINGVNANNTRVQDLFCSVGLNVNNPHFLIMQGRITKVLNMKPPEILAMIEEAAGTRMYECKKISAQKTIEKKEAKLKEIQTILAEEITPTLQKLKEERSSYLEYQKLMREIEHLSRLYVAHLFVCAEETKEKSSEDLKVMQDDIGKQQDSMVENERKVKELLQEIKELEAKRDKDVGGDLKALEEALSEVQRVDAKAQSTLDLKKQNLKDETKKRKEFVKSMEEDKKMLAAKEIEMNKVMEKLQQVQEEGQKDAEALVAAQQHFKAVSAGLSSNEDGEEATLAGQMMACKNDMSKAETEAKQAQLKLKHAQQELKTKQAEVKKMDSGYKKDQDAFEAVKKCTEKLETELKKLNYEDGKEENLIERKRQLSREVGKLRETYELRMAKFPDLRFEYRDPENNWDHNKVKGLVANLITIKDVSNATALEVVAGGRLYHVVVDTEVTGKKILEKGELKRRYTIIPLNKISARTLNNNVVQTAKNMVGANNVHTALSLVGYESELQKAMEYVFGTTLVCDCLDNAKKVTFDKRIMTKTVTLGGDVFDPQGTLSGGARPQAASVLSKLQELKAVRDDLSAKEAELHKAEDDLSGMKGTADKYRQLKQQLDMKCEEAEILQTKLQQSSYHKQQEELETLRKTIEESEETLKKTKEVQKKAEDKYNVLENKMKNAEAEREKELKEAQQKLNAAKSKADAFNKKLKGQQQEVDALSLELEELKREQAGYQQQIEAVDEAMKAIQGQIDAMTADVSSNKEAVKKAQEDLAKKKEVIMAQDREIKGKTTEANKLREQNNEAQLRIKELEHNINKHKKDSADAAARVARMLAENDWIKSERHIFGQPNTAYDFKANNPKEAGQRLRKLEETKEKLERNVNMRAMNMLSQAEEKYNELMKKKRIVENDKSKILKTIEELDQKKNEALNIAWQKVNKDFGSIFSTLLPGADAKLAPPEGCGALDGLEFKVALGNTWKENLTELSGGQRSLVALSLILAMLLFKPAPIYILDEVDAALDLSHTQNIGQMLRTHFTHSQFVVVSLKDGMFANANVLFKTKFVDGVSTVSRSSQCQNGGSIRPSKGQDKSKLKDRRH; from the exons ATGTATATAAAGTCGATCGTCTTGGACGGCTTCAAGTCCTATGCCCAGAGGACGGAGATAAATGGGTTTGATCCGTCTTTCAACGCCATCACCGGGCTCAACGGCAGCGGCAAGTCCAACATCCTGGATTCCATATGCTTTCTGCTGGGCATTTCCAATTTGTCACAA GTTCGAGCGTCAAATCTGCAGGACCTGGTGTATAAAAACGGCCAAGCTGGCATCAGCAAAGCCACGGTATCCATCACGTTTGACAACTGTGACAAGAAGCAGAGCCCCTTTGGCTTTGAGACCCACGACGAGATCACGGTCACCCGACAG GTGGTTATAGGTGGAAAGAACAAGTACCTGATCAATGGTGTGAATGCCAACAACACCAGAGTGCAGGACCTGTTTTGCTCCGTTGGGCTTAATGTTAACAACCCACACTTTCTGATCATGCAG GGGAGGATTACGAAGGTTCTTAACATGAAGCCACCTGAG ATCCTTGCTATGATTGAAGAAGCTGCTGGAACCAGGATGTATGAGTGCAAGAAGATCAGTGCACAGAAAACCATCGAGAAGAAAGAGGCAAAACTCAAAGAGATCCAGACG ATTCTTGCAGAGGAGATCACACCTACTCTGCAGAAGCTGAAGGAG GAACGGTCCTCCTACTTGGAGTACCAAAAACTGATGAGAGAGATCGAGCACCTCAGTCGGCTATATGTGGCCCATTTGTTCGTCTGCGCCGAGGAGACCAAGGAGAAATCTTCTGAGGACCTTAAGGTGATGCAGGACGATATTGGTAAGCAGCAGGACTCCATGGTGGAAAACGAGCGCAAGGTGAAGGAGCTTCTTCAAGAGATCAAAGAGTTGGAGGCCAAGCGGGATAAG GATGTCGGTGGAGATTTGAAGGCCCTGGAGGAGGCACTGTCTGAGGTGCAGAGGGTGGATGCCAAAGCCCAGAGTACCCTGGACCTGAAGAAACAGAACCTTAAGGATGAGACCAAGAAGCGCAAGGAGTTTGTTAAAAGCATGGAAGAG gacAAGAAGATGCTAGCAGCGAAGGAGATTGAGATGaacaaggtgatggagaagctgcagcaggtgcAGGAGGAGGGACAGAAGGATGCAGAGGCCCTTGTGGCAGCTCAGCAGCATTTCAAAGCCGTGTCGGCTGGTCTGTCCTCCAACGAGGATGGGGAAGAAGCCACGTTGGCCGGCCAGATGATGGCCTGCAAGAACGATATGAGCAAGGCGGAGACGGAGGCCAAACAG GCACAACTGAAACTCAAGCATGCTCAGCAAGAGCTGAAGACCAAGCAGGCCGAGGTAAAGAAGATGGACAGTGGCTACAAGAAGGACCAGGATGCCTTCGAAGCTGTGAAGAAGTGCACGGAGAAGTTGGAGACTGAACTTAAGAAGCTGAACTACGAAG ATGGAAAAGAGGAGAATTTGATCGAAAGAAAACGACAGCTGTCACGTGAAGTTGGTAAGCTGAGGGAAACCTATGAGCTGAGGATGGCCAAATTTCCTGATTTGAGATTTGAATACAG AGACCCTGAGAATAACTGGGACCATAATAAAGTGAAAGGCCTGGTTGCCAACCTCATCACCATCAAAGACGTGTCCAACGCCACAGCTCTGGAGGTGGTGGCTGGGGGGCGCCTCTACCACGTGGTCGTTGACACAGAG GTGACGGGGAAAAAGATCTTGGAAAAGGGTGAACTTAAACGAAGATACACAATAATTCCACTGAACAAAATTTCAGCAAGGACCCTGAACAACAACGTTGTTCAAACGGCAAAAAATATG GTTGGGGCTAACAACGTCCACACGGCTTTGTCCTTGGTGGGTTATGAGTCCGAGCTCCAGAAAGCCATGGAGTATGTGTTTGGCACCACGCTGGTCTGCGATTGCCTGGACAACGCCAAGAAAGTGACCTTTGACAAACGCATCATGACAAAGACGGTGACCCTAGGCGGAGATGTCTTTGATCCTCAGGGAACTCTCAGTGGAG GAGCCCGACCTCAGGCGGCCTCCGTGCTGTCAAAGTTACAGGAGTTGAAAGCTGTCCGGGACGATCTCTCGGCCAAAGAAGCGGAGCTACACAAAGCAGAAGATGACCTGTCTGGCATGAAGGGAACTGCAGATAA ATACCGGCAACTCAAACAGCAGCTTGACATGAAATGCGAGGAGGCTGAGATCCTGCAGACCAAACTTCAGCAGAGTTCTTATCacaagcagcaggaggagctggagacTCTGCGCAAGACAATTG AGGAGAGTGAAGAGACCCTAAAGAAGACCAAGGAGGTGCAGAAGAAGGCAGAGGATAAATACAACGTTCTGGAGAACAAGATGAAGAACGCTGAGGCGGAGCGTGAGAAGGAGCTGAAGGAGGCCCAGCAGAAGCTTAATGCCGCCAAGAGCAAAGCGGACGCCTTCAACAAGAAGCTGAAAGGGCAGCAGCAG gAAGTCGATGCCCTGTccctggagctggaggagctcAAGAGAGAGCAGGCAGGCTACCAGCAGCAGATCGAGGCTGTGGATGAGGCCATGAAGGCCATCCAGGGACAGATCGATGCAATGACCGCAGACGTGTCGAGCAACAAG GAGGCTGTAAAGAAAGCCCAGGAGGACCTGGCCAAGAAGAAGGAGGTGATCATGGCTCAGGACAGAGAGATCAAGGGGAAAACCACAGAGGCTAACAAGCTCCGTGAGCAGAACAACGAGGCCCAGCTGAGGATCAAGGAGCTGGAACACAACATCAACAAGCACAAGAAGGACAGTGCTGACGCGGCAGCCAGA GTTGCCAGGATGCTGGCCGAAAATGACTGGATCAAGTCCGAGAGGCACATATTCGGGCAGCCAAACACGGCTTACGATTTCAAAGCCAACAACCCCAAGGAGGCGGGCCAAAGGCTTAGGAAGCTGGAGGAGACCAAGGAGAAGCTGGAAAGGAACGTCAACATGAGAGCCATGAACATGCTGAGTCAGGCTGAGGAAAAG TACAATGAGCTGATGAAAAAGAAACGAATTGTGGAAAATGACAAGTCCAAGATCTTGAAGACCATTGAGGAGCTAGATCAGAAGAAGAATGAGGCGTTGAACATTGCATGGCAGAAG GTAAACAAGGACTTTGGCTCCATCTTCTCCACGCTGCTGCCAGGTGCGGATGCCAAGCTGGCCCCCCCCGAAGGCTGTGGGGCGCTGGATGGCCTGGAGTTCAAAGTTGCCCTGGGTAACACCTGGAAGGAGAACCTGACAGAGCTCAGTGGGGGCCAGAG GTCTCTGGTGGCCTTGTCCTTGATCTTGGCCATGCTGCTGTTTAAGCCAGCACCCATCTACATCTTAGATGAGGTGGACGCTGCCCTGGACCTCTCCCACACGCAGAACATTGGCCAGATGTTGCGTACACACTTCACCCACTCACAG TTTGTGGTGGTCTCCCTGAAAGACGGCATGTTTGCCAATGCCAACGTTCTCTTCAAGACCAAGTTTGTGGACGGTGTGTCTACGGTATCCAGAAGCTCCCAGTGTCAGAATGGCGGCAGCATTCGCCCCTCAAAAGGTCAGGACAAGTCCAAGCTGAAGGACAGACGGCACTAG